A DNA window from Pirellulales bacterium contains the following coding sequences:
- a CDS encoding EutN/CcmL family microcompartment protein: protein MFLAKVTGSIVATQKIDNMIGQKLLIVEPYRLDADKRDRLVTTGRSFVAVDALGAGVGEMVLITQGSSARYTPETKELPIDTVVIGIVDRVDAEGTCVFDKNS, encoded by the coding sequence ATGTTTCTCGCCAAAGTCACCGGCTCCATCGTCGCGACGCAGAAGATCGACAACATGATCGGGCAGAAACTGCTGATCGTCGAACCGTACCGACTCGACGCCGACAAGCGCGACCGGCTCGTGACGACCGGCCGATCGTTCGTGGCGGTCGACGCCCTGGGGGCCGGAGTGGGCGAGATGGTGCTGATCACCCAGGGCTCCAGCGCCCGTTACACGCCCGAGACGAAGGAATTGCCGATCGACACGGTGGTGATCGGCATCGTCGATCGCGTCGACGCGGAGGGAACGTGCGTGTTCGACAAGAACTCCTGA
- a CDS encoding acetate/propionate family kinase, protein MIILVANLGSTSFKFRLFDMADERQLARGGVERIGAPRSAAFVEAQGARTEFEIAAPDHGTAIAACLERLTDPEQGCLRTVGDVAAIGFKAVHGGRVTGVRRVDDDVLAAMAEMNAICPAHNPPYIAAMRQLRERMPELPLAAAFETGFHATIPARLRHYAVPYEWADKHQLQRWGFHGASHRYVAQRMRELTGRSDLRLATCHLGGSSSVCASRGGVSAATSMGMSPQTGLPQNNRVGDFDAYSLPMLAERTGLGVEGVLAEMAKRGGLLGLSGTSGDVRDLYEAAGRGDERAQLALDVFASAVRHYLGAYLVELGGLDAIAFTAGIGENRPEIRTAVCAGLEELGIVLDAAANKELRGEGAIHAPGSRTQIWVVPTNEEIVVARQTAECLASAGDRRL, encoded by the coding sequence ATGATCATCCTCGTCGCCAACTTGGGCTCGACCAGCTTCAAGTTCCGCCTGTTCGACATGGCGGACGAGCGGCAGCTTGCGCGCGGCGGGGTGGAACGAATCGGCGCCCCGCGGAGCGCGGCGTTCGTCGAGGCGCAGGGGGCGCGGACGGAGTTCGAGATCGCCGCGCCCGACCACGGGACGGCGATCGCGGCGTGCCTGGAGCGGCTGACCGACCCCGAGCAGGGCTGCCTGCGGACGGTCGGCGACGTGGCGGCGATCGGGTTCAAGGCGGTTCACGGGGGCCGGGTCACCGGGGTGCGGCGGGTCGACGACGACGTGCTGGCCGCGATGGCCGAGATGAACGCGATTTGCCCGGCTCACAACCCGCCCTACATCGCGGCGATGCGACAACTGCGCGAGCGAATGCCGGAGTTGCCCTTGGCGGCGGCGTTTGAAACCGGGTTCCACGCGACGATCCCCGCGCGGCTCAGGCATTACGCCGTGCCGTACGAGTGGGCCGACAAGCACCAATTGCAGCGTTGGGGTTTTCACGGCGCCAGTCACCGGTACGTCGCCCAGCGAATGCGCGAGCTCACGGGGCGCAGCGACCTGCGGCTGGCGACGTGCCACCTCGGGGGCTCCAGCAGCGTGTGCGCCAGTCGGGGCGGCGTGAGCGCCGCGACCAGCATGGGCATGAGCCCGCAGACGGGCTTGCCCCAGAACAACCGCGTGGGGGACTTTGACGCGTACTCGCTGCCGATGCTCGCCGAGCGGACCGGGCTGGGGGTCGAGGGGGTGCTCGCCGAGATGGCCAAGCGGGGCGGACTGCTGGGGTTAAGCGGAACAAGCGGCGACGTGCGGGACTTGTACGAGGCGGCCGGTCGCGGCGACGAACGGGCGCAGCTCGCGCTGGACGTATTCGCCTCGGCGGTGCGGCACTACCTGGGCGCCTACCTCGTGGAACTGGGGGGCCTCGATGCGATCGCCTTCACCGCGGGGATCGGCGAGAACCGTCCTGAGATCCGCACCGCGGTGTGCGCGGGGCTGGAGGAATTGGGAATCGTGCTCGATGCCGCCGCGAACAAGGAGTTGCGCGGCGAGGGCGCCATTCACGCCCCCGGCAGCCGCACGCAGATTTGGGTCGTCCCGACGAACGAGGAGATCGTCGTCGCCCGACAGACGGCGGAGTGTCTGGCAAGCGCCGGCGATCGGCGATTGTGA
- a CDS encoding BMC domain-containing protein, whose translation MQSAIGLVETRGLVPLIEATDAMAKAANVKIEKRIDLGGAYCTAVVSGDVGSVRAAVEAGAAAASAAGHLIASHVIPRPSDGIVAAFLK comes from the coding sequence ATGCAATCTGCAATCGGACTTGTTGAAACCCGCGGCTTGGTGCCGCTCATCGAGGCGACCGACGCGATGGCGAAGGCCGCGAACGTGAAGATCGAAAAACGCATCGACCTGGGGGGCGCCTACTGCACCGCCGTCGTCAGCGGCGACGTGGGGAGCGTCCGGGCCGCGGTCGAAGCGGGCGCCGCGGCAGCCTCGGCGGCCGGGCACCTGATCGCCAGCCATGTCATTCCGCGCCCCTCGGACGGCATCGTCGCCGCGTTTTTGAAGTAG
- a CDS encoding BMC domain-containing protein, producing MAKANEAIGMIETKGFIALVEATDAMLKAANVEFHSWDKVGSGLATAIVTGDVAAVKAATDAGASAASRVGEVVSVQVIPRPHDDIDVVLKKKPAAK from the coding sequence ATGGCAAAAGCGAATGAAGCGATCGGCATGATCGAGACAAAGGGCTTTATCGCCCTGGTCGAGGCGACCGACGCGATGCTCAAAGCGGCGAACGTCGAGTTCCATTCGTGGGACAAGGTCGGCTCCGGTCTGGCCACGGCGATCGTCACCGGCGACGTCGCCGCGGTGAAGGCCGCGACCGACGCGGGCGCGAGCGCCGCCAGCCGCGTCGGCGAAGTCGTCAGCGTGCAGGTCATTCCCCGCCCGCACGACGACATCGACGTGGTGCTGAAGAAAAAGCCGGCGGCAAAGTAA
- a CDS encoding phosphate propanoyltransferase, with amino-acid sequence MSTAPPLDRNRVEEIVRRVVRQHAAASRDGYASFHLPTDGKATPAAGASELVVSISARHVHLTQEHVEKLFGPGTQLKPEKNLYQDGFYAAEQTVMVVGPRRRMLPSVRVLGPTRDHSQVELAFTDGISLGIELPVRASGKIAGTPGCVLVGPAGVVELKEGVIRAERHVHMSLRDAERYGVKNGDRMKLKIAGACTTVLEDLLVRADATSKLEVHIDTDEGNAADLDHATKVELLKQEACKCAGH; translated from the coding sequence ATGAGCACAGCCCCGCCGCTTGATCGCAACCGTGTCGAAGAAATCGTCCGCCGCGTCGTGCGTCAGCACGCTGCGGCAAGCCGCGACGGTTATGCGTCGTTTCACCTGCCGACCGACGGGAAAGCCACGCCCGCGGCCGGGGCGTCGGAACTGGTGGTGAGCATCTCGGCCCGGCACGTTCATCTGACGCAGGAGCATGTCGAAAAGCTGTTCGGTCCCGGGACGCAGCTCAAACCGGAGAAGAATCTGTACCAGGACGGGTTCTACGCCGCCGAGCAGACCGTGATGGTCGTCGGCCCGCGACGGCGAATGCTGCCCAGCGTGCGCGTGCTGGGGCCGACCCGCGATCACAGTCAAGTCGAGTTGGCGTTCACCGACGGGATCTCGCTGGGAATCGAGCTGCCCGTGCGGGCCAGCGGCAAGATCGCCGGCACGCCCGGGTGCGTTTTGGTCGGGCCGGCGGGAGTGGTCGAGCTCAAGGAAGGGGTCATTCGCGCCGAACGGCACGTCCACATGAGCCTCCGCGACGCGGAGCGCTACGGCGTCAAGAACGGCGATCGGATGAAGCTCAAGATCGCCGGCGCCTGCACGACGGTGCTCGAAGACCTGCTGGTGCGGGCCGACGCGACGAGCAAGTTGGAGGTCCACATCGACACCGACGAAGGCAACGCGGCCGATCTCGATCACGCGACGAAGGTCGAGTTGCTGAAGCAGGAGGCTTGCAAGTGTGCGGGGCATTGA
- a CDS encoding DeoR/GlpR transcriptional regulator: protein MSAEFRRTQLIELVRRQGFAPLPDLAKALDVSESTIRRDLAHLEREGATQRTHGGAFYTGPSPNLPHFEQRQSAQWDKKRAIARTAAELIEDNDTVLLDGGSTTYELARLLVGRPLQVVTNSLPVANLFSSTAGADLIVIGGYVHGRSGTVQGPHAEAMIRSLHVRRAIISAAGVNERGLFNSNLQTAAAEQAMLAAAEEVMAVIDSTKFGHQSLAFVCELPAIHRIVVDDELSPAWRRRLADARVETTIAPAIRDVAAALSGPKIRPGKRHP from the coding sequence ATGTCCGCAGAATTTCGCCGCACACAGCTGATCGAACTGGTCCGCCGGCAAGGGTTTGCGCCCCTGCCGGACCTGGCCAAGGCGCTCGACGTGTCGGAATCGACGATTCGCCGTGACTTGGCCCACCTGGAACGCGAGGGAGCGACGCAGCGGACCCACGGCGGGGCATTTTACACCGGGCCGTCGCCCAATCTGCCCCACTTCGAACAGCGTCAGAGCGCCCAATGGGACAAGAAGCGGGCCATCGCCCGGACTGCCGCGGAGTTGATTGAAGACAACGACACCGTGCTCTTGGACGGGGGAAGTACGACCTACGAGCTCGCTCGGCTGTTGGTCGGCCGGCCGCTGCAGGTCGTCACCAACTCGTTGCCGGTGGCCAACCTGTTCAGCTCGACCGCGGGCGCCGACCTGATCGTCATCGGCGGCTACGTCCACGGTCGCTCGGGAACGGTGCAAGGACCGCACGCCGAGGCGATGATTCGCTCGCTCCACGTGCGGCGGGCCATTATCAGCGCCGCGGGGGTCAACGAGCGCGGACTGTTCAACAGCAATCTGCAAACTGCCGCAGCCGAGCAGGCGATGCTGGCCGCCGCGGAAGAAGTGATGGCGGTCATCGACAGCACGAAGTTCGGCCATCAGAGCTTGGCGTTCGTTTGCGAGCTGCCGGCGATTCACCGGATCGTGGTCGACGACGAACTGTCGCCCGCTTGGCGTCGCCGCCTGGCGGACGCGAGGGTCGAGACGACGATCGCCCCGGCGATCCGCGACGTCGCGGCCGCGTTGTCGGGCCCCAAGATCCGCCCCGGAAAGCGACACCCCTGA
- the purN gene encoding phosphoribosylglycinamide formyltransferase, translating to MNRPGAKPLKIAVLISGGGRTLKNLLELAATGELPIDVRLVVSSSAKAGGLQFARDAGVPTAVFVRSKFADDQAFGEAIFAACREAGVDYVVMAGFLKLAPVPDDFAGRVINIHPSLIPAFCGHGMYGQRVHEAVLESGAKVTGATVHFVDNEYDRGPIIWQQPVPVFDDDTPDSLAARVFETEKEAYPHVLRLLAAGRVQLEGRRVTLRGTGRRGEQSPAE from the coding sequence GTGAACCGCCCGGGCGCCAAGCCGTTAAAGATCGCCGTCCTGATTTCCGGCGGGGGGCGGACGCTCAAGAACCTGCTCGAGTTGGCCGCGACGGGGGAGTTGCCGATCGACGTGCGGCTGGTCGTGTCCAGCAGTGCGAAGGCGGGGGGCCTGCAGTTCGCCCGCGACGCCGGCGTACCGACCGCCGTGTTCGTGCGGAGCAAGTTCGCCGATGACCAAGCATTCGGAGAAGCAATCTTCGCGGCCTGCCGCGAGGCGGGGGTCGACTACGTCGTCATGGCGGGCTTCTTGAAGCTGGCCCCCGTGCCGGACGACTTCGCGGGCCGGGTGATCAACATCCATCCCTCGCTCATCCCGGCCTTCTGCGGCCACGGAATGTACGGCCAGCGGGTCCACGAGGCGGTGCTCGAGTCCGGCGCCAAGGTGACCGGGGCGACGGTCCACTTCGTCGACAACGAGTACGACCGCGGGCCGATCATCTGGCAACAACCGGTGCCGGTGTTCGACGACGACACGCCCGACTCGCTGGCCGCGCGGGTGTTCGAGACCGAGAAGGAAGCCTACCCCCACGTCCTGCGGCTGCTGGCCGCGGGGCGGGTGCAGCTCGAAGGTCGTCGCGTCACGCTGCGCGGGACCGGGCGCCGAGGCGAGCAGTCGCCGGCGGAGTGA
- the ileS gene encoding isoleucine--tRNA ligase has product MFPSLDNSQSFPEREQAVLRLWREQETYHKTLAARADAPPFVFYEGPPTANGMPHPGHCLTRAIKDLFPRYKTMRGYLCERKAGWDTHGLPVEVEVCKELGIHAKEEIEAYGVEPFIHRCQQSVWRYMAEWERLTERLGFWVDLKNAYVTYHKSYVESVWWSLKSLFDRELLYQGHKIVWWWAQGGTALSSGEVGQGYRQVADPSVYVKFPLLDDDGNVTDSSLLVWTTTPWTLPSNQFAAIYPVLRYALVREGTSGEQFYVAHDAVERLAASSKKDLQVVKIVDGTTLVGSLYRPPYPNYYDELGVDKFDVQSHQLDNDVLREVSSKQPKAWRVISAEFVTADSGTGIVHIAPAFGEDDHLVLQREREGRGSQSLPLLNCVGPDGKFTDEAPEFVRGRWVKDCDKDIIRDLKSRGLLFHQEQYLHDYPFCWRAEEDPLIQYPRESWFIRTTAFRDAMLQNNSQINWLPEHIKDGRFGKFLESNVDWALSRERFWGTPLPIWVCDETGQMEAIGGYDELLAKPGVAGTEAFDRAKETNPELPEDLRVHKPYIDEVTYDSPFAPGARMRRVSEVIDCWYDSGAMPFAQWGYRGDDAALSPTPDGEGLGGEASSLRASSEPGGVSSRSPAQRFRDQFPADFISEAIDQTRGWFYSQLAISTMMFGDDVRGASGEAQANAADAPPYPHPFKNCIVLGLMLGEDGQKMSKSKRNYREPSEIFDRYGADALRWYFFANQPPWTSIRYSEQAIKDSVPEFLLRLWNVFSFFTIYANIDEFQPEQELAAGGSRPAAGALQLAATELAQAPSYRPLAERNELDRWIVSELHRTAAAVVERMDAYDNFAACGRLTEFVDALSNWYVRRSRDRFWAKDPADVGKRDAYWTLYECLVTTAKLIAPFTPFLAETLWQNLVVEPFAPHSAHRVVESVHLCDYPTGDAAAIDEQLSERMNMVRHIASLGRQARTSANLKVRQPLARVEVILADATHQAWLEEHAAVIADELNVKGVEYSDKPEKYVQHEVLPNFKLLGPKLGKLMPKVKGALARQSGSELLANIRDNGKINLSIDGQEVELTGEEVEIRITAREGWTAANDKGVVVVLATELTPELIAEGLARDLVRAIQDRRKEIGCEFTDRIEVGVVTESADLANAVKQFGSFIAAETLAQSIGSGSVAGAQPTAAKVGDADATLFVKVAP; this is encoded by the coding sequence ATGTTTCCTTCGCTCGACAACTCGCAGTCGTTTCCCGAACGCGAACAGGCCGTGCTGCGGCTGTGGCGTGAGCAGGAGACGTATCACAAGACGCTCGCCGCCCGCGCGGACGCGCCGCCGTTCGTGTTCTACGAAGGCCCGCCGACCGCCAACGGCATGCCCCACCCGGGCCACTGCCTGACCCGGGCGATCAAGGACCTGTTCCCGCGCTACAAGACGATGCGCGGTTACCTGTGCGAACGAAAAGCGGGCTGGGACACCCACGGGTTGCCGGTCGAGGTCGAGGTTTGCAAGGAACTGGGGATCCACGCCAAGGAGGAGATCGAGGCGTACGGCGTCGAGCCGTTCATCCACCGCTGCCAGCAAAGCGTCTGGCGGTACATGGCAGAGTGGGAGCGGCTGACCGAACGGCTCGGCTTTTGGGTCGACCTCAAGAACGCCTACGTCACGTACCACAAGAGCTACGTCGAAAGCGTCTGGTGGAGCCTCAAAAGCCTGTTCGACCGCGAGCTGTTGTACCAGGGGCACAAGATCGTCTGGTGGTGGGCGCAAGGCGGGACGGCGCTTTCCAGCGGCGAGGTCGGCCAAGGCTACCGGCAGGTGGCGGACCCGAGCGTGTATGTGAAGTTTCCGCTGTTGGATGATGACGGGAACGTCACTGACTCATCGCTGCTCGTGTGGACGACGACGCCTTGGACGCTACCGAGCAATCAATTTGCTGCGATCTACCCTGTCTTACGATACGCCTTAGTGAGAGAGGGCACGTCTGGCGAACAGTTTTATGTCGCTCATGACGCAGTTGAACGACTGGCGGCGAGCTCGAAAAAAGATCTGCAGGTCGTGAAGATTGTCGATGGTACGACGTTAGTGGGATCTTTATATCGACCTCCCTATCCGAATTACTACGATGAACTCGGAGTGGACAAATTTGACGTGCAGAGCCACCAGCTTGATAATGACGTGCTCCGCGAAGTTTCTTCTAAGCAGCCGAAGGCTTGGCGCGTGATTTCCGCCGAGTTTGTGACTGCAGACTCAGGGACCGGAATCGTTCACATCGCGCCTGCGTTCGGTGAAGACGATCATTTGGTTCTTCAAAGAGAACGAGAAGGTCGCGGTTCGCAGAGCCTGCCTCTCCTCAACTGCGTCGGACCTGACGGCAAGTTCACGGACGAGGCTCCCGAGTTCGTTCGCGGGCGCTGGGTGAAGGACTGTGACAAGGACATAATCCGCGATCTCAAGTCGCGCGGGCTGCTCTTTCACCAGGAGCAATACCTCCACGACTACCCATTCTGCTGGCGGGCCGAGGAGGATCCGCTGATCCAGTATCCGCGGGAGAGCTGGTTTATTCGCACCACCGCGTTTCGCGACGCGATGCTCCAGAACAACTCCCAAATCAATTGGCTCCCCGAGCACATCAAGGACGGGCGGTTCGGCAAGTTCCTCGAATCGAACGTCGACTGGGCCCTGAGCCGCGAGCGGTTCTGGGGCACGCCGCTGCCGATTTGGGTCTGCGACGAGACGGGCCAAATGGAGGCGATCGGCGGGTACGACGAGCTACTTGCCAAGCCGGGGGTCGCGGGGACCGAGGCGTTCGATCGAGCCAAAGAAACGAACCCCGAGTTGCCCGAGGACCTGCGCGTCCACAAGCCGTACATCGACGAGGTGACGTACGACAGCCCGTTTGCGCCGGGCGCGCGGATGCGGCGGGTGAGCGAGGTGATCGACTGCTGGTACGACAGCGGCGCGATGCCGTTTGCGCAGTGGGGCTACCGGGGCGACGACGCGGCGCTCTCCCCAACCCCTGACGGGGAGGGGCTCGGGGGCGAGGCGAGCTCGCTGCGAGCTTCCTCCGAGCCGGGAGGCGTCAGCTCCCGGAGTCCGGCGCAACGCTTCCGCGACCAATTCCCCGCCGACTTCATCAGCGAGGCGATCGACCAGACCCGCGGGTGGTTTTACTCGCAGTTGGCGATCAGCACGATGATGTTCGGGGACGATGTGCGAGGCGCGAGCGGCGAGGCGCAAGCAAACGCCGCCGACGCGCCCCCCTACCCTCACCCGTTCAAGAACTGCATCGTGCTGGGGCTCATGCTCGGCGAAGACGGGCAGAAGATGAGCAAAAGCAAGCGGAACTACCGCGAGCCGAGCGAGATCTTCGACCGCTACGGCGCCGACGCGCTGCGCTGGTACTTTTTCGCCAACCAACCGCCGTGGACGTCGATCCGCTACAGCGAGCAGGCGATCAAGGACAGCGTCCCCGAGTTCCTGCTGCGGCTGTGGAACGTGTTTTCGTTCTTCACGATCTACGCGAACATCGACGAGTTTCAGCCGGAGCAGGAATTGGCGGCCGGCGGTTCGCGGCCGGCGGCGGGAGCGTTGCAGCTCGCCGCGACGGAACTGGCGCAGGCGCCTTCGTATCGCCCGCTTGCCGAGCGGAACGAGCTTGATCGCTGGATCGTGAGCGAGTTGCATCGCACGGCCGCGGCGGTCGTCGAGCGGATGGACGCCTATGACAACTTCGCCGCGTGCGGTCGCTTGACGGAGTTCGTCGACGCGCTGTCGAACTGGTACGTCCGCCGCAGTCGCGATCGGTTCTGGGCCAAGGACCCGGCCGACGTCGGCAAGCGGGACGCGTACTGGACGTTGTACGAGTGCCTCGTGACGACGGCCAAGCTGATCGCGCCGTTCACGCCGTTTTTGGCGGAAACGTTATGGCAGAATCTGGTCGTCGAGCCGTTTGCGCCGCACAGCGCGCATCGCGTCGTCGAGAGCGTCCACCTGTGCGACTATCCGACCGGCGACGCGGCGGCGATCGACGAGCAGCTGTCGGAGCGGATGAACATGGTGCGACATATCGCCTCGCTGGGGCGGCAGGCCCGAACGAGCGCGAACCTGAAGGTGCGGCAACCGCTGGCGCGGGTCGAGGTGATCCTGGCCGACGCGACGCATCAAGCGTGGCTGGAAGAGCATGCCGCGGTGATCGCGGACGAACTGAACGTGAAGGGGGTCGAGTACAGCGACAAGCCGGAGAAATACGTCCAGCACGAGGTGCTCCCCAACTTCAAACTGCTGGGGCCGAAGCTCGGCAAACTGATGCCGAAGGTGAAGGGCGCGCTGGCCCGACAAAGCGGCAGCGAACTGCTGGCGAACATCCGGGACAACGGCAAAATCAATCTTTCGATCGACGGCCAGGAGGTCGAACTCACCGGCGAGGAGGTCGAGATCCGCATCACGGCCCGCGAAGGCTGGACTGCGGCGAACGACAAAGGGGTCGTCGTCGTGCTGGCGACGGAGTTGACGCCCGAATTGATTGCCGAGGGGTTGGCCCGCGATCTGGTGCGGGCGATTCAGGATCGGCGCAAGGAGATCGGTTGCGAGTTCACCGACCGCATCGAGGTCGGCGTCGTCACGGAGTCGGCCGACCTTGCAAACGCCGTCAAGCAATTCGGATCGTTTATCGCCGCCGAGACGCTCGCACAGTCGATCGGGTCAGGGTCGGTCGCGGGCGCTCAACCGACCGCTGCCAAAGTCGGGGACGCTGACGCAACTCTCTTTGTGAAGGTGGCGCCGTGA
- a CDS encoding flippase-like domain-containing protein, with protein sequence MNPQAHRRRLLVAAAKLALAGGILAALVYRLWGDEAFARLLAEPKRWGPLATAQACIVLAFSASFARWTLLVRALHLPFSLRDGFRLGSLGFLLNQISLGSVGGDLFKAMFVAREQPGRRTEAVATVIVDRVVGLYAMLLVASGAVLVARDVAAESPILLGLTRAVAASLAVGTVGLVFVMTPWAAGPGMRGLAGRLPLVGATLERLVDAVGVYRDRRAYLFGALGIACATHLLLVSAFWLICRGLPVAKPTAAEMLLVAPMSLVAGAIPLTPSGLGTFETAFSQLFAIVAGSPGEGFMVAVTYRAMTYGMAAVGAAYYLAARRRVDAMLHEAEELADEIGAAGN encoded by the coding sequence ATGAATCCCCAAGCCCATCGCCGTCGCCTGCTCGTCGCAGCCGCCAAGCTCGCGCTCGCCGGGGGGATTCTCGCAGCCTTGGTCTACCGGCTGTGGGGGGACGAGGCGTTCGCCCGGTTGCTGGCCGAGCCGAAGCGGTGGGGTCCGCTCGCCACGGCTCAGGCGTGCATCGTTCTGGCCTTCTCGGCCAGTTTCGCCCGGTGGACCTTGTTGGTCCGGGCGCTGCATCTGCCGTTTTCGCTGCGCGACGGCTTTCGGCTCGGGTCGCTGGGATTCTTGCTCAACCAAATCTCGCTGGGGAGCGTCGGGGGGGACCTGTTCAAGGCAATGTTCGTCGCCCGCGAGCAGCCGGGACGCCGCACCGAGGCGGTCGCCACGGTCATCGTCGACCGGGTGGTCGGGCTGTACGCAATGCTGCTGGTCGCCAGCGGGGCGGTGCTCGTGGCCCGCGACGTCGCGGCCGAGAGCCCGATTCTGCTGGGGCTCACCCGAGCCGTCGCCGCGTCGCTGGCCGTGGGGACCGTGGGACTGGTCTTTGTGATGACCCCCTGGGCCGCAGGGCCGGGGATGAGGGGGCTGGCGGGTCGGCTGCCGCTGGTCGGGGCGACGCTCGAGCGGCTGGTCGACGCGGTCGGAGTCTACCGCGACCGCCGGGCGTACCTGTTCGGGGCGCTGGGGATCGCCTGCGCGACGCACCTGCTGCTGGTGAGCGCATTCTGGCTGATTTGCCGGGGTCTGCCGGTCGCCAAGCCGACGGCGGCCGAGATGCTGTTGGTGGCGCCGATGAGTCTTGTGGCCGGGGCGATCCCGCTGACCCCCAGCGGCCTGGGGACGTTCGAGACGGCGTTTTCGCAGTTGTTCGCCATCGTCGCCGGTTCGCCGGGCGAGGGGTTCATGGTCGCCGTCACCTACCGGGCGATGACCTACGGCATGGCCGCGGTCGGGGCGGCGTACTACCTTGCCGCACGCCGGCGGGTGGACGCGATGCTGCACGAGGCGGAGGAGTTGGCGGACGAAATCGGCGCGGCCGGGAACTGA